In a genomic window of Streptomyces noursei ATCC 11455:
- a CDS encoding GOLPH3/VPS74 family protein: MLAEQQHRALGLFPTRRHPEADGAPERELRQRLQAVVLDGATPDERTAGLIALIHAAKLHRLAGPDVPRKQVADRMAEVASGQWAAESVRAAIRDVQAVMAAVAVAASVTAGS; the protein is encoded by the coding sequence GTGCTCGCCGAACAGCAGCACAGGGCCCTCGGCCTGTTCCCCACGCGCCGCCACCCCGAGGCCGACGGCGCGCCCGAGAGGGAGTTGCGTCAGCGGCTCCAAGCCGTCGTCCTGGACGGTGCCACCCCGGACGAGCGTACGGCGGGCCTCATCGCCCTGATCCACGCCGCGAAGCTGCACCGCCTGGCGGGCCCCGATGTCCCGCGTAAGCAGGTGGCCGACCGGATGGCGGAGGTCGCATCCGGCCAGTGGGCCGCCGAGAGCGTTCGCGCTGCGATCCGCGATGTGCAGGCGGTCATGGCCGCGGTCGCCGTCGCCGCCAGCGTCACGGCCGGAAGCTAG
- a CDS encoding ABC transporter substrate-binding protein, whose product MAALSVGLLLLTGCDSSGTRIAKAGSSPGSASSGPVVVATSSWEAALAKAAGAKNVRSIVPPSIRHAPDYDLKPSDLTAVAGADDVLYASFEPFAGRIKSAAGSKAKMVELDLDDDPETTRANVTRLGKLFGTEQAAAKWNSAFTTEWNSLSQQLKAARTGGKAPVAVAQAFTTWAAKLAGVQVAGTYGPDAVTPAQLSALSAKKPAFVLDNENMSTGTVLPGSEARQLEIVNYPGADLDLLSVYRKAADQMRKAFAGS is encoded by the coding sequence TTGGCCGCACTGAGCGTGGGGCTGCTCCTGTTGACCGGGTGCGACAGTTCCGGCACACGCATTGCCAAGGCCGGCAGTTCCCCCGGCTCGGCATCGTCCGGACCCGTCGTGGTGGCGACCTCCTCCTGGGAGGCGGCACTGGCCAAGGCGGCCGGTGCGAAGAACGTCAGGTCCATCGTGCCGCCGTCGATCCGCCATGCGCCCGACTACGATCTCAAGCCGTCCGACCTGACCGCCGTCGCGGGGGCGGATGACGTGCTCTACGCGTCCTTCGAACCGTTCGCCGGACGGATCAAGAGCGCCGCAGGCTCGAAGGCGAAGATGGTCGAGCTCGACCTCGACGACGATCCGGAGACGACCCGGGCCAATGTGACCCGGTTGGGCAAGCTCTTCGGGACCGAGCAGGCCGCGGCGAAGTGGAACAGCGCCTTCACCACGGAATGGAACTCGCTGTCCCAGCAGTTGAAGGCCGCTCGGACCGGCGGCAAGGCACCGGTGGCGGTCGCGCAGGCGTTCACGACATGGGCGGCCAAGCTCGCGGGCGTCCAGGTAGCCGGGACCTACGGGCCGGATGCCGTGACGCCCGCCCAGTTGTCGGCGCTGTCCGCCAAGAAGCCGGCGTTCGTGCTGGACAACGAGAACATGTCGACCGGGACGGTCCTGCCGGGGTCCGAGGCCAGGCAGCTGGAGATCGTCAACTACCCCGGCGCGGACCTCGACCTGCTCTCGGTCTACCGCAAGGCCGCCGACCAGATGCGAAAGGCGTTCGCCGGTTCGTGA
- a CDS encoding haloalkane dehalogenase: protein MLIDFVPDGNLYPFESHWFDSSVGRVHYIDEGTGPAILFCHGAPAWSFLYRHIVKDLRDRYRCVAVDHLGFGLSERPAGFGYTIAEHTAVLGELIDHLRLDDFILMGHDWGGPIGLGAVTTRADRVRGIVLGNTVFWPIEATANRAFSVIMGSRPMQRRILERNFLVERVLLAELGRKLTAAEADHYRAVQPTAEARRGLAVTPGEIRAARPLLDRLSRDVPAQLGNKPTLLVWGMRDMVFRPNTSIPRMRAAFSDLEIVELPHARHFIQEHTPDAITAAIAKRFP from the coding sequence ATGCTGATCGACTTCGTTCCCGACGGGAATCTGTACCCTTTTGAGTCGCATTGGTTTGACTCGTCCGTCGGCAGGGTTCACTACATCGACGAGGGGACCGGACCGGCGATCCTGTTCTGTCACGGCGCTCCGGCGTGGAGTTTCCTCTACCGCCACATCGTGAAGGACCTGCGCGATCGGTACCGGTGTGTCGCCGTCGACCACCTGGGGTTCGGGTTGTCCGAACGTCCTGCGGGATTCGGCTACACCATCGCCGAGCACACCGCGGTCCTCGGCGAGCTGATCGATCACCTGCGGCTCGACGACTTCATTCTGATGGGACACGACTGGGGCGGACCCATCGGTCTGGGCGCGGTCACCACGCGCGCGGACCGGGTGAGGGGCATCGTGCTGGGCAACACCGTGTTCTGGCCGATCGAAGCGACGGCCAATCGGGCTTTCAGCGTGATCATGGGCAGCCGTCCGATGCAGCGGCGGATACTCGAACGGAACTTCCTCGTCGAGCGCGTCCTGCTCGCAGAACTGGGGCGCAAGCTCACCGCGGCCGAGGCCGACCACTACCGCGCGGTGCAGCCCACCGCGGAGGCCCGTCGCGGACTCGCCGTGACGCCCGGGGAAATTCGTGCCGCGCGCCCGCTGCTGGATCGGCTCTCACGGGACGTGCCAGCCCAACTCGGCAACAAGCCAACCCTGTTGGTGTGGGGAATGCGGGACATGGTGTTCCGTCCGAACACCTCCATCCCGCGGATGCGTGCCGCCTTCAGCGATCTCGAGATCGTCGAGTTGCCACACGCGCGGCATTTCATTCAGGAACACACACCGGATGCGATCACGGCGGCGATCGCGAAGCGATTCCCGTGA
- a CDS encoding alpha/beta hydrolase gives MHSLQFTAESSSNGIVERDFTVGDVPGVLWSPASGGDHAPLVLMGHGGGNHKKHPAMSGRARRLVTGCGFHVAVIDAPGHGDRPRTAHDEAEIAELFRARAAGEPEGPIVVRYNAHLAERAVPEYLATLDALQELAEIGADGPVGYWGINMGTAIGIPFVAAEPRITAAVFGQHWPDVLARKAQQITIPIEFDLQWDDEHISRDEGLALFDAFASKEKSLHVNSGKHKELPRFEVDSAVRFFARHLGGAVPSPV, from the coding sequence ATGCACTCTTTGCAGTTCACCGCCGAGTCGTCGTCGAACGGCATCGTCGAGCGAGACTTCACCGTGGGCGATGTTCCCGGAGTCCTCTGGTCGCCGGCTTCCGGCGGCGATCACGCGCCCCTGGTCCTGATGGGCCACGGCGGCGGCAACCACAAGAAGCATCCGGCGATGTCGGGCCGGGCCCGGCGCCTGGTGACCGGCTGCGGCTTCCATGTCGCCGTCATCGACGCGCCCGGTCACGGGGACCGGCCGCGCACCGCGCACGACGAGGCGGAAATCGCCGAGCTGTTCCGGGCGAGGGCGGCGGGCGAGCCGGAGGGCCCGATCGTCGTCCGCTACAACGCCCACCTGGCGGAGCGCGCCGTGCCCGAGTACCTGGCAACCCTGGACGCCCTCCAGGAGCTTGCGGAGATCGGCGCCGACGGGCCGGTCGGCTATTGGGGCATCAACATGGGCACCGCGATCGGAATACCGTTCGTGGCAGCCGAACCCAGGATCACCGCCGCGGTCTTCGGCCAGCACTGGCCCGACGTTCTGGCCCGGAAGGCGCAGCAGATCACCATCCCGATCGAGTTCGACCTGCAGTGGGACGACGAGCACATCTCGCGCGACGAGGGTCTGGCGCTGTTCGACGCCTTCGCCTCGAAGGAGAAGTCGTTGCACGTGAACTCGGGCAAGCACAAGGAACTGCCCAGGTTCGAGGTCGACAGCGCGGTCCGGTTCTTCGCCCGGCACCTTGGCGGAGCTGTCCCCTCGCCGGTCTGA
- a CDS encoding FAD-dependent monooxygenase: MWRTGRTLAARFPRGADASRLYLQCPPGDTPEQWPDERIWGELGARFGADVPTGRIVDKRIVPLRSVVFSPMSHGRLHLLGDAAHIVPPMSAKGIHLALYDTEVFARAIIAKVQKGDPSPLDNYSDTCLSHLWNHQAYAIWITDLMHNAGDASYEGASARRSPERNCGA; this comes from the coding sequence GTGTGGCGAACTGGTCGCACCCTGGCCGCACGATTCCCCCGCGGTGCGGACGCCAGTCGCCTTTATCTCCAGTGCCCGCCCGGCGACACTCCCGAGCAGTGGCCGGACGAGCGCATCTGGGGCGAACTGGGAGCCCGCTTCGGCGCCGACGTGCCCACCGGCCGCATCGTCGACAAGCGGATCGTGCCGCTGCGGTCCGTGGTGTTCAGCCCGATGAGCCACGGTCGCCTCCACCTGCTCGGTGACGCTGCCCACATCGTCCCCCCGATGAGCGCGAAGGGCATCCACCTCGCCCTCTACGACACCGAGGTGTTCGCCCGCGCGATCATCGCGAAGGTCCAGAAAGGCGACCCGAGTCCGCTCGACAACTACTCCGACACCTGCCTGAGCCACCTCTGGAACCACCAGGCATACGCGATCTGGATCACCGACCTGATGCACAACGCCGGCGACGCCTCCTACGAGGGAGCTTCCGCAAGGAGATCGCCCGAGCGGAACTGCGGCGCCTGA
- the mobA gene encoding molybdenum cofactor guanylyltransferase: MPADDTGARYDAVVLAGGRARRLGGADKPMVSVGGMSLLDRALQACDGAGRTIVVGPHRATVRPVHHVRESPVHGGPLAALAAGVSRVRAPFVVVLAADLPFVRQETVAELLRQAAGSGAEGAVMLETQGRDNPLFAAYRTAAVRRGLALTLARHGTLTGLPIRVLTRGLALRHVPDVGGVSVDCDTWEVVALARAILKTNAG, from the coding sequence TTGCCCGCGGACGACACGGGTGCGCGCTACGACGCGGTGGTGCTGGCCGGAGGGCGAGCCCGGCGTTTGGGCGGAGCGGACAAGCCGATGGTGTCCGTTGGCGGTATGTCGTTGCTCGATCGGGCACTTCAGGCATGTGACGGGGCGGGGAGGACGATTGTGGTGGGACCGCACCGGGCCACCGTCCGCCCCGTACATCATGTGCGGGAGAGTCCGGTGCACGGCGGGCCGCTCGCGGCGCTGGCTGCGGGAGTGAGCCGGGTGCGCGCACCGTTCGTGGTGGTCCTTGCCGCGGATCTTCCCTTCGTACGGCAGGAGACGGTGGCGGAGTTGCTGCGTCAGGCGGCCGGTTCCGGGGCCGAGGGCGCGGTCATGCTGGAGACACAGGGGCGGGACAATCCGCTGTTCGCCGCATATCGGACCGCAGCCGTGCGACGTGGTCTTGCGCTGACCCTCGCTCGGCATGGAACGTTGACGGGTCTGCCTATCCGGGTACTGACCCGTGGACTTGCCCTGCGGCACGTGCCCGATGTCGGCGGAGTGTCTGTCGACTGCGACACCTGGGAAGTGGTAGCTCTGGCTCGGGCCATCCTGAAGACGAACGCCGGTTGA
- a CDS encoding bifunctional folylpolyglutamate synthase/dihydrofolate synthase: protein MATREELACEEIIGRYQFNGAGTGALPRLLEALGDPGRNLRGMTVTGTNGKGSTCAFAVSALAAAGLRVGSMPSPHLQQVTERIRINGVPVSPTACHRAFAKVDDTLRRTGLAVNAGAVHAAAAAVQFAESDVDLAVMEANIGGRRTAVNCFDPGVKVITGVGLDHEHLLGNTLGEIGRNKAGIVRDGDHVVLGELPEEAAKAVDDVLGNHTELTVWRIHQEVRYQPRLARDGRTVLDVVTPHAVHRELPCPLRGAHQHHNLALAVAGIDSLAERGLVRAISEEALRGGLAATRWPGRLELLAPARLGSWTGRLLLDIAANHQGAVTVAPEILRESRAAERTALVFGTLRYKNVATMLEPLPADWPVVLTRVGHPNEAAPDEMRTALAARRELYVRQETVDAVRHATELVGAGGLVAVLGTPLLIGRVRALFPLPPG from the coding sequence TTGGCAACGAGAGAAGAACTGGCCTGTGAAGAGATCATCGGCCGCTATCAGTTCAACGGAGCGGGCACCGGTGCGCTGCCCCGGCTTCTCGAAGCCCTCGGCGACCCGGGACGCAACCTGCGGGGCATGACCGTCACCGGCACCAACGGGAAGGGATCGACCTGCGCGTTCGCCGTCTCCGCGCTGGCCGCGGCCGGGCTGCGCGTCGGAAGCATGCCCAGCCCGCACCTGCAGCAGGTCACCGAACGCATCCGCATCAACGGAGTACCCGTCTCTCCGACCGCATGTCACCGCGCCTTCGCGAAGGTCGACGACACTCTCAGGCGTACGGGCCTTGCGGTCAATGCAGGAGCAGTGCACGCAGCCGCGGCCGCGGTTCAATTCGCCGAATCGGACGTGGACTTGGCCGTCATGGAGGCGAACATCGGCGGCCGGCGCACCGCGGTCAACTGCTTCGATCCCGGCGTGAAGGTCATCACCGGAGTGGGACTGGACCACGAGCATCTGCTGGGGAACACCCTGGGCGAGATCGGGCGGAACAAGGCAGGCATTGTGCGGGACGGCGACCATGTCGTGCTCGGCGAGTTGCCCGAGGAGGCGGCCAAGGCCGTGGACGACGTCCTCGGAAACCACACGGAGCTGACCGTCTGGCGCATCCACCAGGAAGTCCGTTACCAGCCACGCCTGGCCCGCGATGGACGCACCGTGCTGGACGTGGTCACCCCACATGCCGTCCACCGTGAGCTGCCCTGTCCGCTCCGCGGAGCACACCAGCATCACAATCTGGCTCTCGCAGTCGCCGGCATCGACTCGCTGGCCGAACGAGGACTGGTCCGAGCCATCTCGGAAGAGGCGCTGCGCGGCGGCCTTGCCGCGACCCGCTGGCCCGGCCGCCTCGAACTGCTGGCACCTGCCCGCCTCGGCTCCTGGACCGGCCGCCTGCTGCTCGACATCGCCGCCAACCACCAGGGTGCCGTCACCGTGGCCCCGGAAATCCTGCGAGAATCCCGCGCGGCCGAGCGCACGGCCCTCGTCTTCGGCACCCTCCGCTACAAGAACGTGGCAACCATGCTTGAGCCGCTGCCCGCTGACTGGCCGGTGGTGCTGACCCGGGTCGGGCACCCCAACGAAGCGGCGCCGGACGAGATGCGCACCGCCCTGGCGGCGCGCCGAGAACTGTACGTACGGCAGGAGACCGTTGACGCCGTCCGCCATGCCACCGAACTCGTCGGGGCCGGTGGCCTCGTCGCGGTGCTCGGAACCCCCCTCCTGATCGGCCGGGTCCGTGCACTGTTCCCTCTCCCGCCCGGCTGA
- a CDS encoding metal ABC transporter permease, whose product MSAFGQVGALLQLVPVQRAGVGLLLAALGLPVVGVVIVGLDIMPVRFAMMHVALFGIAVGQLVGLDPVLCALVACGLAGAGVAPLARTADALSGAMGLLMSLAIAAALLMLALSGVNANGAFALLWGSILAVRPADLAVLGVLAVVVPALFVWRRRELALLLHDRELALCSGVAVPRLTMALLVLVAVAVAGAIRLTGALLVDALTLLPALAARRLGRSLGAITCWAIGIGVVVNVVGLLVSLAWDLPPGPILVLAAGAVALAVHLLPERRTRSWRASTSPSTSPSTPPSSSAFPSDSRSSSARWPH is encoded by the coding sequence GTGAGTGCGTTCGGGCAGGTCGGTGCGTTGTTGCAGTTGGTGCCGGTGCAGCGGGCGGGGGTCGGGCTGCTGCTGGCCGCGCTGGGGCTGCCGGTGGTCGGGGTGGTGATCGTCGGGCTGGACATCATGCCCGTGCGGTTCGCGATGATGCATGTGGCGCTGTTCGGCATCGCGGTGGGTCAACTGGTCGGACTGGACCCGGTGTTGTGTGCGTTGGTGGCGTGTGGGCTGGCGGGGGCGGGGGTGGCTCCGTTGGCTCGTACGGCCGATGCGCTGTCGGGGGCGATGGGGTTGCTGATGAGTCTGGCGATCGCCGCCGCGCTGCTGATGCTGGCGTTGTCGGGGGTGAACGCGAACGGCGCGTTCGCGTTGTTGTGGGGATCGATTCTCGCGGTGCGTCCGGCGGATCTCGCCGTGCTGGGCGTGCTGGCGGTGGTGGTTCCGGCACTGTTCGTCTGGCGGCGTCGGGAGTTGGCGCTGCTGCTGCACGACCGGGAGTTGGCGCTGTGCTCGGGGGTGGCCGTGCCGCGGCTGACCATGGCGCTGCTGGTCCTGGTGGCGGTCGCGGTGGCCGGGGCGATCCGCTTGACGGGGGCGTTGCTGGTGGACGCGCTTACCTTGCTGCCGGCGCTCGCGGCGCGGCGGCTGGGCCGGTCGTTGGGGGCGATCACCTGTTGGGCGATCGGCATCGGCGTCGTGGTGAACGTCGTCGGCTTGTTGGTCTCGCTGGCCTGGGACCTCCCGCCCGGGCCGATTCTCGTGCTCGCCGCGGGGGCGGTCGCCCTCGCGGTCCACCTGCTACCGGAACGGAGAACACGCTCATGGCGCGCGTCCACGTCCCCGTCCACGTCCCCGTCCACGCCCCCGTCCTCCTCCGCTTTCCCGTCCGACTCCCGGTCCTCGTCCGCTCGTTGGCCGCACTGA
- a CDS encoding class I adenylate-forming enzyme family protein → MTPRIHDLVPTALRRSWATSGHYPDLDLYALFRAHRVTDPHRTAVIDAQGATSYAELDDRARCLAAGLAAAGVCPGDVVGIQLPNGWPAVAADLATAALGAVALPFPVGRGSREVRSLLSRSGARAVIAATEQRGVEHAGDLVALADALPALRTVIAAGTGSTPEGCLSLDDLLRTGTTEFAAARTDPDAAARILVSSGTEAEPKMIAYSHNALVGGRGNTLAALLPDRLPPRCLFLVPLGSAFGTAGTAVTLARHGGTLVLLDRFTPDAALEAIHAHRPTHVLCVPTMVRMMLDPLAKEPRPPTGLTAVVLGGSPLDANTRDEARRAFDCPVVNLYGSADGVNCHTGLAENAEPDPGLGVTAGTPDPAVCEIRIAPLPGTGPAEPAEPGEPGEPGEPGEPGEPGEPGEIIARGPMTPMCYVGAPELNMRYRTADGWVRTGDLGVLDDDGTLRVVGRLKDIVIRGGANISPAEVEGELSAHPDVRDVICLGVPDPLMGERLAACVVPNYGRRPTLESLGAHLAARGLERRKHPEHLLLIDDELPLTSAGKPDRATLRARLAAPGPPTHHAQAG, encoded by the coding sequence GTGACCCCCCGGATCCACGACCTGGTCCCCACCGCACTGCGGCGCTCCTGGGCCACCAGCGGCCACTACCCGGATCTCGACCTGTACGCGCTCTTCCGGGCCCACCGCGTCACCGACCCGCACCGCACCGCCGTCATCGACGCACAGGGCGCGACCAGCTACGCGGAGCTGGACGACCGGGCGCGATGTCTGGCCGCCGGGCTGGCCGCGGCCGGCGTGTGCCCGGGCGACGTGGTGGGCATCCAACTTCCCAACGGCTGGCCGGCGGTGGCGGCCGACCTCGCCACCGCAGCCCTCGGAGCCGTCGCCCTTCCCTTCCCCGTCGGACGCGGCAGCCGGGAGGTCAGGTCGCTGCTGAGCCGTTCCGGAGCCCGGGCCGTCATCGCCGCGACGGAGCAGCGCGGCGTCGAGCACGCCGGGGATCTCGTCGCGCTCGCCGACGCACTACCCGCCCTGCGCACAGTGATCGCCGCAGGCACCGGATCCACCCCGGAGGGCTGCCTGTCGCTGGACGACCTCCTCCGCACCGGCACGACCGAGTTCGCCGCGGCCCGCACCGACCCCGACGCCGCGGCCCGGATCCTGGTCTCCTCGGGCACCGAAGCCGAACCCAAGATGATCGCCTACTCCCACAACGCGCTGGTGGGAGGCCGTGGCAACACCCTCGCGGCCCTGCTGCCGGACCGCCTACCGCCCCGTTGTCTGTTCCTGGTCCCGCTGGGCTCCGCCTTCGGGACCGCGGGAACCGCGGTCACCCTCGCCCGCCACGGCGGGACCCTCGTGCTGCTGGACCGGTTCACACCCGACGCCGCGCTGGAGGCGATCCACGCACACCGGCCCACTCACGTCCTGTGCGTGCCCACGATGGTCCGCATGATGCTCGACCCGCTGGCGAAGGAGCCGAGGCCGCCAACCGGCCTGACCGCCGTTGTCCTCGGCGGATCGCCGCTGGACGCGAACACCCGCGACGAGGCACGCAGGGCCTTCGACTGCCCGGTGGTCAACCTCTACGGATCGGCCGACGGCGTCAACTGCCACACCGGCCTGGCCGAGAACGCGGAGCCCGACCCTGGCCTTGGGGTCACGGCGGGCACACCGGACCCCGCCGTCTGTGAGATCCGCATCGCGCCCCTGCCCGGCACCGGCCCCGCAGAACCCGCAGAACCCGGAGAACCCGGAGAACCCGGAGAACCCGGAGAACCCGGAGAACCCGGAGAACCGGGAGAGATCATCGCGCGCGGCCCGATGACACCGATGTGCTACGTGGGCGCTCCCGAGCTGAACATGCGCTACCGCACCGCCGACGGCTGGGTACGCACCGGTGACCTGGGAGTCCTGGACGACGACGGCACTCTTCGCGTCGTCGGCCGCTTGAAGGACATCGTCATCCGCGGCGGCGCGAACATCAGCCCCGCCGAAGTCGAAGGCGAACTCTCCGCCCACCCGGACGTCCGGGATGTGATCTGCCTCGGCGTCCCCGACCCGCTCATGGGCGAACGCCTCGCCGCCTGCGTCGTGCCGAACTACGGGCGCCGCCCCACCCTGGAAAGCCTGGGCGCCCACCTCGCCGCACGCGGGCTGGAACGCCGCAAGCATCCCGAGCACCTGCTCCTGATCGACGACGAACTGCCGCTCACCTCGGCAGGCAAGCCGGACCGAGCAACCCTGCGGGCACGCCTCGCCGCCCCCGGTCCCCCCACGCATCACGCACAGGCCGGCTGA
- a CDS encoding TIGR03620 family F420-dependent LLM class oxidoreductase, which translates to MDVSPVGVWSTAFTHGDPDRARVAARALEELGYSTLWLGGVPGGNPSGDLHSSLNLLTATRHMVVAPSCVSIWSVPPGRLAVAYRRLPAPYRQRTLVGLAVSHAEIAAAYRHPCAAMSAYLDALDASAGSLPKAARILGAHRPLMTRLAADRAAGVQPYLVPPSHTARVRAALGAGPLLAPVLTSVLDTDPVTARATARRAISPYLTKTNYVRTWLEDGFTRGDLADGGSDRFVDSLVVWGSADVVARRVLAHLEAGADHVALQIVTDTPYAFPLTAWRAVAACLPRA; encoded by the coding sequence ATGGATGTGTCGCCGGTCGGGGTGTGGAGTACGGCGTTCACTCACGGTGATCCCGATCGCGCGCGGGTGGCGGCCCGCGCGCTGGAGGAGCTCGGTTACAGCACACTGTGGCTGGGCGGCGTTCCCGGCGGCAACCCGAGCGGAGACCTGCACAGCAGTCTCAACCTCCTCACAGCGACCCGACACATGGTCGTCGCCCCCTCCTGTGTCTCCATCTGGAGCGTTCCGCCCGGTCGGCTCGCCGTTGCCTACCGGAGGCTTCCCGCACCGTATCGGCAACGGACTCTGGTGGGCCTGGCCGTCAGTCACGCGGAGATCGCCGCGGCCTACCGGCACCCCTGCGCGGCGATGTCCGCCTACCTCGACGCGCTGGACGCCTCCGCCGGATCGCTGCCGAAGGCCGCGCGGATCCTGGGCGCGCACCGGCCCCTGATGACCCGGCTGGCCGCCGACCGGGCCGCCGGTGTGCAGCCCTATCTGGTACCGCCGTCGCACACCGCCCGGGTACGCGCCGCGCTGGGGGCGGGGCCGCTCCTCGCGCCGGTGCTGACGTCCGTGCTGGACACCGACCCGGTCACGGCCCGTGCCACGGCGCGGCGGGCGATCAGCCCCTACCTCACGAAGACCAACTACGTACGCACCTGGCTGGAAGACGGGTTCACCCGGGGCGACCTCGCCGACGGCGGCAGCGACCGCTTCGTCGACTCCCTGGTGGTGTGGGGGTCCGCCGACGTCGTCGCGCGGCGTGTCCTGGCACATCTGGAGGCGGGCGCGGACCACGTCGCCCTCCAGATCGTCACCGACACCCCGTATGCCTTCCCCCTCACCGCGTGGCGTGCCGTGGCCGCATGCCTGCCCCGTGCCTAG
- a CDS encoding ABC transporter ATP-binding protein, translating into MEQSNVEARGLDVRLRGVVCRHGRLEAVSGVDLEVARGERIALTGTNGSGKTTLLRAVLGLHRKVEGELLVGGRGTRTVAEWAWRRRACAWVPQRPAAGRFPLLARELLVSSGAHEAAAAAAGRLGVGALADRSLDSLSGGQLQRMHLARAVGCVAAGAGVVLADEPTAALDFAGQEEAAELLTSLGVTLLVVTHDRAMAERCDRVLEMAAGRLREVR; encoded by the coding sequence GTGGAGCAGAGCAACGTAGAGGCCCGCGGTCTGGACGTACGGCTACGCGGCGTCGTGTGCAGACACGGTCGGCTGGAAGCGGTGTCCGGGGTGGACCTGGAGGTGGCGCGGGGTGAGCGGATCGCGCTGACCGGGACGAACGGTTCGGGGAAGACCACGTTGTTGCGGGCGGTGCTCGGCCTGCACCGGAAGGTGGAAGGCGAGCTGCTGGTCGGCGGGCGGGGTACCCGGACGGTGGCGGAGTGGGCCTGGCGGCGGCGGGCGTGTGCGTGGGTTCCGCAGCGTCCGGCGGCGGGCCGATTTCCGCTGTTGGCGCGGGAGTTGCTGGTGAGCAGTGGTGCGCACGAGGCGGCTGCCGCGGCCGCCGGGCGGCTGGGTGTCGGTGCACTCGCCGACCGGTCGTTGGACAGCCTGTCGGGCGGTCAGTTGCAGCGGATGCATCTGGCGCGGGCGGTGGGATGCGTGGCGGCGGGTGCCGGGGTGGTGCTCGCGGACGAGCCGACCGCGGCCCTGGACTTCGCCGGTCAGGAGGAGGCGGCGGAGCTGCTGACGTCACTGGGGGTGACGCTGCTGGTGGTCACCCACGACCGGGCGATGGCCGAGCGGTGCGACCGGGTGCTGGAGATGGCGGCGGGCCGGCTGCGGGAGGTCAGGTGA